The following nucleotide sequence is from Aquarana catesbeiana isolate 2022-GZ linkage group LG08, ASM4218655v1, whole genome shotgun sequence.
tttctcggggctgcagttcctctgagatccacaaggtggtgatcttctCATGTCTACCatagagacaggaagtctctatgtaaggcccctttcacactggggcggtttgcaggcgttattgcgctaaaaatagcgcctgcaaaccgacctaaaactgccgctactgtttctccagtgtgaaagcccgagggctttcccactggagcggtgcgctggcattagagaaaaaaaaaactcctgcaaacagcatctttggagcggtgaaggagcggtgtattcaccgctccttcaccgctcctgcccattgaaatcaatgggcatcgCGGCTATACCACAGGCATAGTGCCGCTGTAGCTGTAGCGGCGCTAtgcaagcggttttaaccctttttcgcccgccagcCAGGGTTAAAACCGCATCGCTAtcagccgaataccgccgctaaaacgacggtaaagtggcgctaaaaatagcgcagttttaccgccgacgcccccactaccccagtgtgaaacgggccttagacaggaagtgatgtcaggtacagacaggatgttccgggtgagaggtgagtcaggaggaagtagagaggagacattgttggAAGTGGCAACAgacgaggtaataagatcttattttctatttacacccagtaacctcccgtcatgtccgtcctcttcctccatagtcactgtgatgtcttttatctccagcagatgatgatacacacatatatagtgtgggaacctagattaaccccttcaggggtcAGAACATTCCCCCCACTTACAGGGCTGAAACATTTCCTTCTTTTTGGAGATGTCACCTTTtccaccaatcaccttctcacctcatcagtctatTGTAGAATTTCTACATCTATACTAACAATGTCACACTTACCCCTAATGCAGccggtcagacactatagctggcttctgtattcttcacctatagaagccccccttcccataaggcaagcaggcctaccggtactcagttgcccccaggacttatacacaatactATAGTGCCTGGACACCACTCCAGGACAGGAACAAACTGAGCACAGCAAaaaggtacttgcggttggcagacaggcagagtggttcaatgacagtccaggtacaaggcaggcaaagttcagaatagtcagggtcaaatccataGTCAGAAGGCAGACAGAGGTCAGAGAGTAGTCCATATCCGAACCGAGGTcatcaacaagggaatccaaacagcagagaAGGGCAGACAAACAGAGTTTGGAGCACATGTTACAaacgcaatatcacaagcatgagactgcaggcttggctggcttaaccGCTTACAGACCAGAatattttcctgcttaatgaccagtccatttttttgagatgcagcactgtgtcgctttaactgccaattgcgcggtcgtgcgacgttgtacccaaacaaaattgacgtccttttttccccacaaatagagctttcttttgctggtatttgatcacctctgcggtttttatttttctgctataaacaaaacaagagagacaattttgaaaaaaaaaaagaatattttttacttttcgctttttgctataataaatatcccaaaaatgtttttaaaaaaccaatttcttcatcagtttaggccgatatatattcttctacatatttttggtaaaaaaaattgcaataagcgcatattgattggtttgtgcaaaatttatagcgtctacaaaataggggaaagatttatggcatttttatttatttatttctttcctACTAGTAGTGGCAGTGATTTtttgcggtactgcgacattgcggaggacagatcggacactattgacacatttttaggaccattgacatttatacagcgataagtgctataaaaatgcactaattactgcggaaatgtcattggcagggaaggggttaacactagggggcgatcaaggggttaaatgtgttccctcgtgtgtgtttcttactgtagggggatggggctgactgggggaggagacatatcgctgttcctatgcatcacagccaaaaccaggatgctggaatgaggagcaggagtgaAACGCACTCCTGACAAACAGATTATAGTACTTTTATTAGTGGCGGGGGATGGGCCGTTTATTTAGGGAGGATTCAAATATGTGTGTCTTTATTTTATACGAttcaaagaagaagaaagagggaaacATTTAATTTGTAGTAAATATCCGGAATTTTTTTCCTATAATGATCCCAGTCTCAGATATTCATCCTAAAATGTGATCAGTAAAGTCTCCGGAGTACACggagatcacaggaatatgatgtgtcctgACAAAGCGCAAAGACAAAGATCATCTTTCAGTTTAGGAGAGGAGGGACGCACCTGGGAGATATTATTCTGTGTACAGAAATCTCACACAGCACCccccacagctcctcctcccaatgtttCTCCAatcagagtcagagaatcctatgacatcacactgaacTCACAGCGCCTCCTCTTAAAATCTCTAACCGACTcttttctgatgctcttaggatgtgggccgACCCCTGGCCTCCTCACTTTCAAAGTAGGCCTGTTGGACCTGCATTGTATATAATATCAGAAACCTCAGCATGAAGTGGGGTTTAAATAAAAAGAGACCTGAtcagtgaggtgaggaggattctgggaatgtcatttgattttactatttgtgttcaaatctagagttttcctcctgtgaagtctggagatcatatgaccatcacattgcctccacctccctccctgatagaatagagaaataaaaagaagattctaggagtcaccagagagatcattgagctgctgacaggagaggtgagcggtgctgggaaggacatcatgatggacaatcagccgcccctcacatcaccgggtaagaggagactttattgtaaaggagagagcagtacggagggtccacctagatcccccatcatctgataaacacatagaaacaatgtattcagtcaatgtgtgtgtttcctacagatggatccagtaatgggaacccaccagagagatgtccccgtcctctgtattcccggaattccacacaggaaggtcacaccatccctcaccatcatcaggtagatgattaaaTAATACTTGTACTTGtgatttatacacaagcatgtttgtcacaatgaatgttttattatatgttCAGATTgtggttaaagaagagtataaagaggaagatgaggagtatagagtgatggaggagttatcagaaggacacaaggatatgatggatccacctaataccaggaacccaccagagagatgtccccgtcctctgtattcccgggattccacacaggaagatcacaccatccctcactgttacaaggttggtggtaTGGAGAATCTAGAATATGGACTTGTGTAGaggatgtgtattttttttatatatatgatgtcacaataataaatcttttattttacagatgatattctctctcattttttttttttgatttagagtggagatccaatcgatatagaatttgaagttaaatcagaagaagaagagaggtatgtgagggatgatcagcagtctatggaggaggatggaataacggggacatttatagaggaggacactcctacagagatcagcacaggtgggtcattaacactaaatacattcctccacccatactgctcactgattggtccagagtagggcggggactgagTGATATCGGCCTGATTTTCACCataggcacctggggtatgtacCTTAAGGTTCTTCCCCATGCTTGGGTCTAGCAAGATCTCTGGCAGAGTAATTCTCCCggggttacttgctctgttatttgctgtctgtgccgggtggagggatatgtctgtatagtctcagacccaagtcactgagtgcagtctcaggagatgggaggcagcggtgtgggacctctgcaacttgtctccagtAAATATTTCAGCTTCCACTgattaccaatattatgagtcttgACACTAACAATGTaaactctatgttgtacattacatagtcctgacttctcctctctcccctctacccactgctatatatacacataatatgtattctcttttgttactcccatttcctaccagctgatCATTTTATATCTGaggatttgattggagcacagacttttacatggtgataataatgtgataacatcctccaactttggaaccttaaacagaaagtgataatgagggaggagtcaataacccaatgatggtggtcttcaggatcagtccagtcttcatcttggttgttctccccccatcctcactctctgacctctggtgtgGCTCAGCctcgctgttattcatgactaaatcatggactaaataaggaagtgcaggacttcttgtgttggaaagatggcaatgagtgatagagggggtggggacactcgtcctataatcccctcatcactgtcactcctataaaagacagttctcgttgtttcctcacttactgactaaggtccatgaataaagaaatgaactggtaggagatcagaggacccatttactagttaccttgaggggggaattgtaagatcctcagagacaaagctgcctgatgtgggcggagtcctggtttaggggaaccaatcagctcatgtctagtaataatctttgtatttctattttagtagatggacgggagatgaggaaaacctcagaggattgtctcactttgtctccagactgtaaagtagaagatgaggacatcacacagtatagtccagaaGAAAACCCGGCAAAcccaaatgtccatccggcaccacacagtgtagatggaccatcgtattcctcttatcctgaggaacctcagactgtgcgggacggtgccggaccatcgtattcctcttatcctgaggaacctcagactgtgagggacggtgccggaccatcgtattcctcttatcctgaggaacctcagactgtgagggacggtgccggaccatcgtattcctcttatcctgaggaacctcagactgtgcgggatggtgccggaccatcgtattcctcttatcctgaggaacctcagactgtgcgggatggtgccggaccatcgtattcctcttatcctgaggaacctcagactgtgagggacggtgccggaccatcgtattcctcttatcctgaggaacctcagactgtgagggacggtgccggaccatcgtattccttttatcctgaggaacctcagactgtgagggacagtgccggaccatcgtattcctcttatcctgaggaacctcagactgtgagggacggtgccggaccatcgtattcctcttatcctgaggaacctcagactgtgcagGATGGTGCTGCCCTTCCAACAGATAAGGTCTTTCCCTATGCTGAGTGCGGGAAGTGCTTCTATTATAAATCCAAACTTAATGTACAcaaaagaactcacacaggtgagaagccgtattcctgtcctgagtgcgggaaatgtttttcagtgaagtccagtcttaccacacatcagagattgcacacgggggagaagccatattcctgtcttaagtgtgggaaatgtttttcacagaggtACGCTCTTTTCCACCATCAGAagttgcacacgggggagaagccatattccttttctgaatgcgggaaatgttttataatGAAGTCCTCTCTTTCCgatcatcagagattgcacacgagGGAGAAGCCGAATTCCtgttctgaatgtgggaaatgttttacattGAGGTCCTCTCTTTCCGATCATCAGcaattgcacacaggggagaagtcgtattcctgtgctgagtgcaggaaatgtttttcatggAAGTTCAGTCTTACCatgcatcagagattgcacacgggggagaagccatattcctgtcctgagtgcgggaaatgtttttcacataagtccaatctttccaatcatcagaaattgcacactggggagaagccgtattcctgtagtgagtgtgggaaatgttttaaagGGAAGTCCTCTCTTTCTGATCATCAGAAATGGCACACAGGGGAAAAGtcgtatttctgtcctgagtgtgggaaatgtttttcacagaggtCCACTTTTTACAGACATCAGAAAttacacacgggggagaagccatattcctgtcctgagtgcaggaaatgtttttcagataagtccacactttccaaacatcagagattgcacacgggggagaagccgtattcctgtgctgtttgcgggaaatgtttttcagataagtccaatctttccagtcatcaaagatctcacacgaagtagaagccactttcctgtcctgagtgagggaattgttcctcactgaagtcctgacttcctgtacatcaggggtcccacacaaccctcaaggtgtattagtgagtgcgggaaatgtcttgtatatgaatgttgctggacatgtggggaagaagcacaccctgatatacacctcagatatactccatggctgatcttcatcatggaagAAACATTTCATAGACCTCAAGCATAGCCTGACCTTTTGAAAGAGATGTCCTATGGAATGGATGATACAACAGTTCCATCTAGAGGCTGGATTGGTAAATGTTTCTCCCATTGAAACATAGTATTGAGAAAGGGGCCACACCCATGTGGGGTTTAataaaactttctaaataaaaagGCAACAACATAAGAAACAGTTGaaaaggagatcagagatcaccaaagacatggatgaagtgttgtaccgtgttggccattgatagcaggagaaaaataaaaatggagtcattacctctcattggctgagtacattttgtggtgtaaattctgcaagaggtctgttttctcaagtcgtcttccaggatgaaacacgttaaccccaccacttaaaaggcggtCCTCTAGGCCTTTTAGAATAAAaattgagtcattacctttcattggctgagtacattttgtggtggaagatttcacaaacacttacaggtctATTTCTAAAAACTTTGTTGAATGAATGTGACGCACATTCCTCCAGCCGTGacaaatattcaacatattttatataatacagtgattgtttttttttttacaatcatcggctccatctagtggttatAATGTGTTAGTTATTGTTAGGAATTAAGGTTGTTCAGAAAAAAATCATGGCCGCTAGATGTTCAGAAAATTATTGGTTTTTATTGAATCGGGGGCAGAATTCGGCACGGCTAGGAAATGATTGTAACATTCATCTttcccccccattcacacagaaggaatgAACACGCACTTTCACCTGGAGAACGACTACGCCACATTTTTTATGGATGGACATCCTAGACCCgccccttttctgacactttttgtttacaagttaaaatcagtattttttttgctagaaatatacttataacccccaaacattatttgccgtatatatacagtgctgtgaaaaagtgtttgcccccttcctgatttattttttttatttttttgattgcatatttctcacacgtaaattattcagatcatctaacaaattttaatattacacaaagataacccgagtaaatccaagatgcagtttttaaattattatttcatttattaaggggaaaaaagctgttcaaacctgcctggccctgtgtgaaagagtaattgccccctcccccatgctgaatcatgaatgaactgtgattaaccacaattttttggaaagctgatttaaatttcacttgccacgcccaagcctgattactgccagagctgttgaatcaagaaatcgcatcaatagaagctgtctgacaagcacgctaacagatcacaaaaagccacacataatgtcacaatctaaaaaaattcaagaacagattagaaacaaagtaatgtacatgcatTGGTCTAGGAAGggcttcaaagccatttctaaggctttggaactccagtaaaccacggggagagccgttatccacaaatggagataacttggaacagtggtgaaccttcccaggagtggccggccaaccaaaaattactccaagagcatgacgaggacacatccaggaggtcataaaagaacccagaacaacatctaaagaactgcagacctgaaaaaaaaacagGGTTATGGCTGATGCTCCCGGCCccctagatcagggatctccaaactacggccctccagatat
It contains:
- the LOC141106840 gene encoding LOW QUALITY PROTEIN: uncharacterized protein (The sequence of the model RefSeq protein was modified relative to this genomic sequence to represent the inferred CDS: substituted 1 base at 1 genomic stop codon); translated protein: MRKTSEDCLTLSPDCKVEDEDITQYSPGENPATSNVHPAPHSVDGPSYSSYPEEPQTVRDGAEPSYSSYPEEPQTVRDGAGPSYSSYPEEPQTVGDGAGPSYSSYPEEPQTVGDGAILPKHKRFSCTECGKCFSRKSHLSIHHRSHTGEKPYSCPECGKCFSQKSYLFKHQRLHTGEKPYSCPECGKCFSQKSHLFNHQRLHTGEKPYSCPECGKCFSRKSHLFDHQRLHTGEKPYSCPECGKCFSQESHLFNHQRLHTGEKPYSCPECGKCFLQKSHLFNHQRWHTGEKPYSCSECGKCFLQKSHLFRHQKLHTGXKPYSCPECGKCFSDKSTIYRHQRLHTGEKPYSCAECRKCFSQMSAFYRHQRSHMGRSHIPVLSEGIAPQDDLVSVHLYGQPHKPLDRFLGSPIRTGREMRKTSEDCLTLSPDCKVEDEDITQYSPEENPANPNVHPAPHSVDGPSYSSYPEEPQTVRDGAGPSYSSYPEEPQTVRDGAGPSYSSYPEEPQTVRDGAGPSYSSYPEEPQTVRDGAGPSYSSYPEEPQTVRDGAGPSYSSYPEEPQTVRDGAGPSYSSYPEEPQTVRDGAGPSYSFYPEEPQTVRDSAGPSYSSYPEEPQTVRDGAGPSYSSYPEEPQTVQDGAALPTDKVFPYAECGKCFYYKSKLNVHKRTHTGEKPYSCPECGKCFSVKSSLTTHQRLHTGEKPYSCLKCGKCFSQRYALFHHQKLHTGEKPYSFSECGKCFIMKSSLSDHQRLHTREKPNSCSECGKCFTLRSSLSDHQQLHTGEKSYSCAECRKCFSWKFSLTMHQRLHTGEKPYSCPECGKCFSHKSNLSNHQKLHTGEKPYSCSECGKCFKGKSSLSDHQKWHTGEKSYFCPECGKCFSQRSTFYRHQKLHTGEKPYSCPECRKCFSDKSTLSKHQRLHTGEKPYSCAVCGKCFSDKSNLSSHQRSHTK